A region of Sporosarcina sp. FSL W7-1349 DNA encodes the following proteins:
- a CDS encoding class I adenylate-forming enzyme family protein: MNVGYLVSRVEKHIQTIDPEKIALKMESEAFWTYGELNQMTNRYAHSLRRMGIEKGDRVGILLFNCLDYFALYFACAKLGAIAVRINFRLSSEEFEYILNDSGTKILCFHSSLTEKIEPIKKSIQVKRFVCLEEEGYPVPEWASRWSKLEQGDATEIMGVDIRQSDPVMLMYTSGTTGRPKGALWSHENTLWFANMQILKWGIDRETVGMTTGPLYHVGAMEDLVLSVLTMGGTVVITNSGGFDINRALAVIKKEQVTDVLFFPFMIYDMLNIPRHAMLQLPTLKRIFSGGDPVIPWAIERLHEIFPQIGFVQVYGLTEGTPVAASLDPEDAQSKGHSVGKAMPFTELKVVDEKGTPLKSGETGEVCIKSPAVSMGYWGKSEETASTFINGWCHTGDLGSLDEDGYLTISGRKKDMIRSGGENIYAVEVEDALIRHPAIRDVAVIGIPDPKYIEAVCAVIVLKSGENATEQEILEYVTDKIARYKKPREIVFVEDLPRTPSGKIQKYKLREQFSMTHL; the protein is encoded by the coding sequence AAAATGGAATCCGAGGCATTTTGGACATATGGAGAATTGAATCAAATGACGAATCGTTACGCGCATTCCCTTCGCCGAATGGGAATTGAAAAAGGAGACAGGGTCGGTATTCTTTTGTTTAACTGCCTCGACTATTTTGCTCTCTATTTTGCTTGTGCAAAGCTGGGGGCGATCGCGGTCAGAATAAACTTCAGATTATCAAGTGAAGAATTCGAGTACATCCTGAATGATTCCGGGACTAAAATCCTCTGTTTTCATTCGAGTCTCACTGAAAAAATCGAACCGATCAAAAAGTCCATACAAGTGAAAAGATTCGTTTGTTTGGAGGAGGAAGGATACCCAGTTCCCGAATGGGCAAGTCGTTGGAGCAAGCTTGAACAAGGGGATGCAACGGAAATAATGGGCGTGGATATTCGTCAATCAGACCCCGTCATGTTGATGTATACATCAGGAACTACAGGGAGGCCGAAAGGAGCACTTTGGTCGCATGAGAATACCTTGTGGTTTGCCAATATGCAAATACTCAAATGGGGAATAGATAGGGAAACCGTCGGAATGACCACAGGTCCGCTTTATCATGTAGGCGCAATGGAAGACTTGGTTCTCTCCGTTCTCACAATGGGCGGAACAGTCGTCATCACGAACAGCGGAGGATTTGACATCAATAGAGCATTAGCAGTAATTAAAAAAGAACAGGTGACCGATGTTCTATTTTTTCCATTTATGATTTATGACATGCTGAACATTCCTCGGCATGCCATGCTTCAATTACCGACATTAAAAAGGATTTTCTCGGGAGGAGATCCCGTCATCCCTTGGGCCATCGAACGGCTTCATGAAATATTTCCGCAAATTGGATTCGTTCAAGTGTATGGTCTGACAGAAGGGACGCCGGTTGCCGCGTCCTTGGATCCGGAAGATGCGCAATCCAAGGGACATTCGGTCGGGAAGGCGATGCCCTTCACGGAATTGAAAGTTGTCGATGAGAAGGGGACTCCATTGAAAAGTGGAGAAACGGGCGAAGTATGTATCAAGAGTCCCGCTGTATCCATGGGATATTGGGGGAAGTCGGAAGAGACAGCCAGTACATTCATCAACGGCTGGTGCCATACGGGGGATTTAGGGAGCTTGGATGAGGATGGCTATTTAACAATCTCAGGCCGAAAAAAAGATATGATTCGAAGCGGCGGCGAGAATATTTATGCAGTGGAAGTCGAAGATGCGCTCATTCGTCATCCGGCTATTCGTGATGTGGCCGTAATCGGAATTCCCGATCCCAAATATATTGAAGCCGTATGTGCGGTCATTGTATTGAAGTCAGGCGAGAATGCGACGGAACAGGAAATTTTAGAATATGTTACAGATAAGATTGCACGTTATAAGAAGCCGCGGGAAATCGTTTTTGTAGAGGACCTTCCTAGAACGCCATCAGGAAAAATTCAAAAGTACAAACTAAGAGAACAATTTAGTATGACGCATTTGTGA
- a CDS encoding coproporphyrinogen III oxidase: MKESWYNTLQKIILTETFPHDWIRMFTHLANLFFEQSSIIKEEDDDAIQVGFTLDLQNGIYEGKAALSWKGGQYGSAFSEKAEEGNEKTKTRQLKRIYSHLFLEVLEQATGMQQAWGILTGIRPTKLYHKYRRQGMSSEEAQQMLQDRHRISQEKSELLAIIADVQLRAIPDLYELKNGVSIYIGIPFCPTKCAYCTFPAYAIRRKNGRVDSFLDALHEEIREMGKWLTAHDMEITTIYFGGGTPTSIEADEMDALYETMYDSFPNMDKVREITVEAGRPDTITPEKIEVLKKWGIDRISVNPQSYTDETLKAIGRHHTVQETIDKFWLSRNMGMRNINMDLIIGLPNEGVEEFRHSLDETEKMQPESLTIHTLSFKRASEMTRNKEKYKVAGRETVEEMMRMGEQWTAENGYVPYYLYRQKNILGNLENVGYSKPSEESLYNIIIMEEVQTIIGIGCGASSKFIDRETGKITQFYNPKDPAAYSLAFEDAIEKKLAFLDAVFPEGVK, from the coding sequence ATGAAAGAAAGTTGGTACAATACCTTGCAGAAAATCATTTTAACCGAGACGTTTCCACATGATTGGATCCGGATGTTCACGCATTTGGCCAATCTGTTTTTTGAACAGTCTTCCATTATAAAGGAAGAAGATGATGATGCAATTCAAGTCGGATTCACTTTGGATTTGCAAAATGGGATATATGAAGGGAAAGCGGCTCTTTCTTGGAAAGGCGGGCAGTATGGCTCCGCTTTCTCGGAGAAGGCGGAGGAGGGGAATGAAAAGACGAAAACGCGGCAACTGAAACGGATTTATTCCCATCTCTTTCTGGAAGTTTTGGAACAGGCGACTGGCATGCAGCAAGCTTGGGGCATCCTGACCGGGATTCGACCGACAAAGCTTTATCATAAATACCGCAGGCAAGGCATGTCGTCCGAAGAAGCCCAGCAGATGTTACAGGATCGGCATCGTATTTCTCAGGAAAAGAGTGAACTTCTTGCCATCATTGCCGATGTCCAATTAAGAGCCATTCCCGATTTATATGAGTTAAAAAACGGTGTGAGCATTTATATTGGCATTCCTTTCTGTCCGACAAAATGCGCCTATTGCACGTTTCCCGCCTATGCGATTCGCCGGAAAAATGGCAGGGTTGATAGTTTCCTCGATGCTTTGCACGAAGAGATCCGAGAGATGGGGAAATGGCTGACAGCACACGATATGGAAATCACGACCATCTATTTCGGAGGCGGGACACCGACGAGCATCGAAGCCGATGAAATGGATGCCCTGTATGAGACGATGTACGATTCATTCCCGAATATGGATAAAGTCCGGGAGATCACCGTCGAAGCGGGGCGTCCGGATACGATCACGCCTGAAAAGATTGAGGTACTCAAAAAGTGGGGCATCGACCGGATCAGCGTCAATCCACAATCCTATACGGATGAGACATTGAAGGCGATTGGACGTCACCATACCGTTCAGGAGACGATTGATAAGTTTTGGCTATCGCGCAACATGGGGATGAGGAACATCAACATGGATCTAATCATTGGCTTGCCGAATGAAGGGGTCGAGGAATTCCGCCATTCGCTGGACGAGACGGAGAAGATGCAGCCCGAATCGTTGACGATCCATACGCTGTCATTCAAGCGGGCTTCGGAAATGACACGCAACAAGGAGAAATATAAAGTGGCGGGCCGGGAGACGGTGGAAGAAATGATGCGCATGGGCGAGCAATGGACCGCCGAAAATGGTTATGTCCCGTATTATTTGTACCGCCAGAAAAACATCTTAGGCAACTTGGAAAATGTCGGTTATTCAAAGCCGAGCGAAGAGAGCCTGTATAATATCATTATCATGGAAGAAGTCCAGACGATCATCGGCATCGGCTGCGGAGCTTCCAGCAAGTTCATCGATCGGGAGACCGGGAAGATCACCCAGTTCTATAATCCGAAAGATCCGGCGGCATACAGTCTGGCATTCGAGGATGCCATTGAGAAAAAGTTGGCCTTCTTGGATGCAGTTTTTCCTGAAGGAGTGAAATAG
- a CDS encoding enoyl-CoA hydratase — protein sequence MYQKIGLEKNGRLAYLTLNRPDHMNALDQVMMKELAEALESLKNDMTIQVVVISGAGRAFSAGGDIQVMLNSEGIDMGDVMNDLSRLAKALYTLPQITIAAVSGAAAGLGFSLVLGCDRIIAEESCKLAMNFIGIGLVPDGAGHFFLKERLGVTKAKHLIWSGELLDAQTALEKGLVDEVVSAGQARKAADKTAHQFLAMPIRAMIASKNILHSQKVDELQRVLEMESEKQMEMRQTEEHQEGIRAFLEKRQPNFSKGK from the coding sequence GTGTATCAAAAAATCGGGTTGGAGAAGAACGGAAGGCTGGCTTATTTGACATTGAATCGGCCGGATCATATGAACGCGTTGGATCAGGTGATGATGAAGGAATTGGCTGAGGCATTGGAGTCGTTGAAGAACGATATGACTATCCAAGTGGTCGTAATCTCCGGAGCCGGACGGGCGTTCTCGGCGGGCGGGGATATTCAGGTGATGCTGAATTCCGAAGGTATTGACATGGGGGATGTCATGAATGATTTATCCCGTTTGGCAAAAGCCCTCTATACATTACCTCAAATTACGATTGCCGCGGTTAGTGGAGCAGCGGCCGGGTTAGGGTTCAGCTTAGTTTTGGGTTGTGATCGGATCATAGCGGAGGAATCCTGTAAACTGGCGATGAATTTCATCGGGATCGGATTGGTGCCGGACGGAGCGGGGCATTTCTTCTTGAAGGAACGGCTCGGTGTCACCAAAGCGAAGCATCTGATCTGGTCAGGGGAATTGCTGGATGCCCAAACTGCCTTGGAAAAAGGGCTGGTCGATGAAGTTGTGTCAGCAGGTCAAGCGAGAAAGGCGGCCGATAAAACTGCACATCAATTCCTAGCGATGCCAATCCGGGCTATGATCGCTTCAAAGAATATTCTACATTCGCAAAAGGTCGATGAGCTCCAACGCGTCTTGGAGATGGAAAGTGAGAAGCAGATGGAAATGAGGCAGACGGAGGAGCATCAGGAGGGGATTCGTGCATTCCTTGAAAAGCGGCAACCAAATTTTTCAAAAGGCAAATGA
- a CDS encoding STAS domain-containing protein: MGTACVDSNFKSFLQEHKQEFENVLQDEASNVRDRIKHILEVGNIDLINNAHLLVLYVIDGQDEELQLFAKQEGIAWATHSIPLAFKLEWVQAIRRTLWCFIERYSESNEMCNFFVSEKQINNGIDQFLNSFFINYSMYKEELLLAQRKLVETLSVPIIPITPSICILPLIGTVDSFRTVILEEKVLTEISRLHIQTLIIDLSGIVDMEDDVVDRLMRIISGISLMGCRPVLTGLRGDLVRRIVGLGVTFNGQTQTLGTLQQALDQYLNS; this comes from the coding sequence ATGGGAACTGCTTGTGTTGATTCAAATTTCAAGTCATTTCTTCAGGAACATAAACAGGAATTCGAGAATGTGTTGCAGGATGAAGCGAGCAATGTCCGGGATCGTATCAAACATATACTGGAAGTTGGGAATATCGATCTGATCAATAATGCCCATCTGCTTGTCTTGTATGTGATTGATGGACAAGATGAGGAGCTTCAATTGTTTGCCAAGCAAGAGGGGATTGCTTGGGCTACCCATTCGATTCCGTTGGCCTTTAAGCTGGAGTGGGTGCAGGCGATTCGAAGGACACTCTGGTGCTTTATCGAACGGTATTCGGAGTCTAACGAGATGTGTAATTTTTTTGTGTCTGAAAAACAAATCAATAATGGCATCGATCAGTTTTTGAATTCGTTTTTCATCAATTATTCGATGTATAAAGAGGAACTGCTCTTAGCGCAGCGGAAGCTTGTGGAGACATTGTCCGTTCCAATCATTCCGATTACACCGAGCATCTGCATTCTTCCTTTGATCGGGACGGTCGACTCATTCCGGACCGTAATCCTGGAAGAGAAAGTGTTGACGGAAATCAGCCGGCTCCATATCCAAACATTGATCATCGATTTATCGGGGATTGTGGATATGGAAGATGATGTGGTCGACCGTTTGATGCGGATCATTTCGGGAATTTCTCTCATGGGATGCCGCCCGGTCCTCACCGGCTTACGAGGCGATCTTGTCCGGAGGATCGTCGGTCTTGGTGTCACATTCAACGGGCAAACACAAACATTGGGCACCTTACAGCAAGCGCTCGACCAATACTTGAATAGTTAA
- the mgsA gene encoding methylglyoxal synthase has translation MEIALIAHDQKKDEMVNFVIAYQHIFSQHTLYATGTTGKRIVDETGLPIHRLRSGPLGGDQQIGALVATGELDLILFFRDPLTAQPHEPDVSALLRLCDVYGIPLATNLATAELLIRAVEEGYFAWRDMVDKYKTKEPTSSETE, from the coding sequence GTGGAGATCGCGTTAATCGCCCATGATCAAAAGAAAGATGAGATGGTCAATTTCGTCATTGCTTATCAACATATTTTTTCACAACATACATTGTATGCAACCGGTACGACAGGAAAGCGAATCGTCGATGAGACGGGCCTCCCTATCCACCGGCTTCGTTCCGGCCCACTCGGCGGCGATCAGCAAATCGGTGCCCTGGTGGCAACGGGAGAACTGGATCTAATCCTCTTTTTCCGCGATCCGCTGACGGCTCAGCCGCATGAGCCGGATGTGAGTGCGCTGCTGCGTCTATGCGATGTATACGGCATTCCACTTGCGACCAATTTGGCCACTGCCGAATTATTAATACGCGCTGTGGAAGAAGGCTATTTTGCCTGGCGGGACATGGTCGATAAATACAAAACAAAAGAACCCACTTCGTCCGAGACGGAGTGA
- a CDS encoding YhzD family protein, translating into MRTYKLTAYEQTGKLIAEESFTAATDDEAKEKGHALLEEKNLEEATHRLASPAGKLLLFHS; encoded by the coding sequence GTGAGAACTTATAAACTGACAGCTTACGAGCAAACGGGGAAACTGATTGCGGAGGAATCTTTTACAGCGGCGACCGATGACGAAGCAAAAGAAAAGGGACATGCCCTGCTGGAGGAGAAAAATCTGGAAGAGGCAACACATCGCTTAGCATCCCCTGCCGGCAAATTATTATTATTCCATTCCTGA
- a CDS encoding helix-turn-helix transcriptional regulator, with protein sequence MDNLIKEKRVERGWTQDELAEKVDVSRQTVISLEKGRYNPSLLLAFKIAKLFECSIEDIFIPEEE encoded by the coding sequence CTGGATAATTTAATCAAAGAGAAGCGGGTGGAGAGAGGGTGGACGCAAGACGAACTTGCCGAAAAAGTGGATGTGTCGAGACAGACGGTCATTTCCTTGGAGAAAGGAAGATACAATCCTTCGTTGCTGCTCGCGTTCAAGATTGCGAAATTATTTGAGTGTTCCATAGAAGATATATTCATTCCCGAGGAGGAGTAA
- a CDS encoding ABC transporter ATP-binding protein, with the protein MALQLQNVTKRFGDFTAVRDLSLTVEQGTMYGFLGANGAGKTTTFRMILGLLNPNEGRITWNNGRISYATSAEIGYLPEERGLYPKMKVEDQLLFLAQLRGMSKAAAKTEMHKWLERMEISHYTKKRVEELSKGNQQKIQVIASLIHQPKLLILDEPFSGLDPVNVEMLKNAILDFRNQGATILFSSHRMDHVEELCEQLSIIHRGNQIVSGTLRDVKRSFGKQNVRIKSDHDLSALDAVPGVTSVHKSIEGAVYQVETEAVAEKLLSTALQSGPVRHFAIEEPSLQDIFIEKVGKEHA; encoded by the coding sequence ATGGCTTTACAACTCCAAAATGTGACGAAGCGATTCGGGGATTTCACTGCGGTACGTGACTTGTCCTTGACAGTGGAACAGGGCACCATGTATGGATTCCTTGGGGCGAACGGTGCTGGGAAGACGACGACATTCCGGATGATCCTCGGTTTATTGAACCCGAATGAAGGCCGGATTACATGGAATAATGGCCGGATCAGCTATGCAACAAGCGCGGAAATCGGTTATTTGCCAGAGGAGCGCGGCTTGTATCCGAAGATGAAAGTGGAAGATCAGTTGTTGTTTTTGGCGCAATTGCGCGGCATGTCCAAAGCTGCTGCCAAAACGGAGATGCACAAATGGCTGGAGCGGATGGAAATCAGCCATTACACGAAAAAAAGAGTGGAAGAGTTATCGAAAGGGAACCAACAGAAAATCCAGGTAATCGCTTCGCTCATCCATCAACCGAAATTATTGATACTCGACGAACCGTTTTCAGGTCTTGACCCCGTGAATGTGGAAATGTTGAAAAATGCCATCCTCGACTTCCGCAATCAAGGCGCGACCATCTTGTTTTCGAGCCACCGGATGGACCATGTCGAGGAGCTTTGCGAACAATTGAGCATCATCCATCGTGGCAATCAAATCGTCAGCGGCACGCTGCGTGATGTGAAACGTTCCTTCGGTAAACAAAATGTGCGCATCAAATCGGATCATGATTTATCTGCATTGGATGCCGTCCCGGGCGTCACGTCAGTCCATAAATCGATTGAAGGGGCAGTCTACCAGGTGGAAACGGAGGCGGTCGCGGAGAAGCTGTTGTCAACTGCACTCCAGTCCGGTCCGGTCCGTCATTTTGCCATCGAGGAACCGTCGCTGCAGGATATTTTCATTGAAAAGGTGGGGAAAGAGCATGCGTGA
- a CDS encoding ABC transporter permease produces the protein MREFWIIFKQAFVTKAKTKSFIITTAVMIAAIFLVANLSKIIDTVQDVTGDESQEALQVIDTSGMLVDPLNEQLSENMSGLAVEQSAATEEELLAQVKDGEIESFLTLDVDGSHTIQAKYTTMSALDFSLPRTIQDALQSIQTEMKAEELSLTGEQVQLLFAPIEFEQQNISPSAKSEEEIDQARVLVYVLMFVIYFAVILYSSMIATEVATEKSSRVMEILISSVSPVKHMFAKVLGIGSLGLLQIVFYGVAGFIAMKTSSTGEPGGISEFFSLSSIHTGTLVYAIVFFLLGYFLYATLAALLGSLVSRTEDVQQVITPMTMLIVVAFVIAATGLGNPEMGYLKYASFFPFFAPLVMFLRVGMLELPLWEPLLSIAIMLITIFFLGWFGARVYRGGVLMYGPSRSLKDIKKAIQLGKE, from the coding sequence ATGCGTGAATTCTGGATCATCTTCAAGCAGGCATTTGTGACGAAGGCGAAGACGAAATCGTTCATCATCACGACAGCCGTCATGATCGCCGCCATCTTCCTAGTCGCGAACTTGTCCAAAATCATCGATACCGTACAAGACGTGACCGGGGATGAATCGCAAGAAGCCCTTCAAGTGATCGATACGAGCGGCATGCTTGTTGACCCATTGAATGAGCAACTGAGCGAGAACATGTCCGGACTCGCAGTGGAGCAATCCGCTGCGACAGAAGAGGAACTCCTTGCACAAGTGAAAGATGGAGAAATCGAATCGTTTTTGACGCTTGACGTGGATGGCTCCCACACTATCCAAGCGAAATATACGACGATGAGTGCGCTTGACTTCAGTTTGCCGCGGACGATCCAAGATGCCTTGCAGTCCATCCAGACCGAAATGAAGGCGGAAGAGCTGTCGCTGACAGGCGAACAAGTGCAATTACTGTTTGCCCCGATCGAGTTTGAGCAGCAGAATATCTCCCCTTCCGCCAAATCGGAGGAAGAGATTGACCAAGCGCGCGTCCTCGTCTACGTCCTGATGTTCGTCATCTACTTCGCTGTCATCCTGTATTCCAGCATGATTGCGACCGAGGTGGCAACGGAGAAGTCATCGCGTGTCATGGAGATTCTCATTTCCAGTGTCTCCCCTGTCAAGCATATGTTTGCCAAAGTGCTCGGCATCGGATCACTCGGGCTGCTGCAAATCGTTTTCTACGGAGTTGCCGGTTTCATTGCGATGAAAACATCCTCAACGGGCGAACCGGGAGGGATATCCGAATTCTTCAGCCTATCGTCGATCCATACGGGCACCCTTGTCTATGCTATCGTCTTCTTCCTGCTGGGTTATTTCCTGTATGCTACGCTGGCCGCCCTCCTCGGGTCTTTGGTCAGTCGGACGGAAGATGTCCAGCAAGTCATCACGCCGATGACGATGCTCATTGTCGTCGCGTTTGTCATTGCGGCGACCGGCTTGGGGAATCCGGAAATGGGCTATTTGAAATATGCCTCCTTCTTCCCGTTCTTCGCGCCGCTCGTCATGTTTTTGCGGGTCGGCATGCTGGAGCTGCCATTATGGGAGCCCCTCCTGTCGATTGCCATCATGCTCATCACGATTTTCTTCTTAGGTTGGTTCGGGGCTCGCGTCTATCGGGGCGGCGTCCTCATGTACGGCCCATCCCGTTCCTTGAAGGATATCAAAAAAGCGATTCAACTGGGGAAAGAATAA